A genomic window from Pseudomonas alcaligenes includes:
- a CDS encoding RNA-binding S4 domain-containing protein, producing MSDKDDDKVRLDKWLWAARFYKTRSLAKEAIEGGKVHCRGERCKPGKEPKIGDEYVIRSGFDERTVVVRALSVVRRGAPEAQLLYEETADSLARREQAVALRKAGALGVQTEGKPNKKQRRQLLGLRG from the coding sequence ATGAGCGACAAAGACGACGACAAGGTGCGCCTGGACAAGTGGCTGTGGGCGGCGCGTTTCTACAAGACCCGTTCGCTGGCCAAGGAGGCCATCGAAGGCGGCAAGGTGCATTGCCGCGGCGAGCGCTGCAAGCCGGGCAAGGAGCCGAAGATCGGCGACGAGTACGTGATCCGCAGCGGCTTCGACGAGCGCACCGTGGTCGTGCGTGCGTTGTCCGTGGTGCGTCGTGGCGCGCCCGAGGCGCAGCTGCTGTACGAGGAAACCGCCGACAGCCTGGCCCGCCGCGAGCAGGCGGTGGCGCTGCGCAAGGCCGGCGCCCTCGGCGTGCAGACCGAAGGCAAGCCGAACAAGAAACAGCGGCGCCAGCTGCTAGGCCTGCGCGGCTGA
- a CDS encoding ATP-dependent zinc protease: protein MREWINLPELGMVGLRAKIDTGASTSTLHASDIVPFERDGERWVRFTAHFGTLVQRRHPCEAKVVSVKTIKSSNGQAQSRYVIRTQLALGDRSWPVDFTLACRKSMRYRVLLGAKALVEGQLVVNPALTYVQDKPQLPSLSGAP from the coding sequence CTGCGTGAATGGATCAACCTGCCCGAACTGGGCATGGTCGGCCTGCGTGCGAAGATCGACACCGGCGCCAGCACCTCGACCCTGCACGCCAGCGACATCGTGCCCTTCGAGCGCGACGGCGAGCGCTGGGTGCGCTTCACCGCGCACTTCGGCACCCTGGTGCAACGCCGCCACCCGTGCGAGGCCAAGGTGGTCTCGGTGAAGACCATCAAGAGCTCCAACGGCCAGGCACAGAGCCGCTACGTGATCCGCACCCAGCTGGCCCTCGGCGATCGCAGCTGGCCGGTGGACTTCACCCTGGCCTGCCGCAAGAGCATGCGCTACCGCGTGCTGCTCGGCGCCAAGGCGCTGGTCGAAGGCCAGCTGGTGGTCAATCCGGCGCTGACCTACGTGCAAGACAAACCGCAGCTTCCCAGCCTTTCCGGTGCCCCATGA